Genomic window (Pseudovibrio brasiliensis):
AGCTGAAAACATCTCGGCTCTGCCTGCAAACCTCATTGAAAGTGAGCTGTTCGGTTACAAAAAAGGCGCCTTCACCGGGGCAATGGAGAACAGAGATGGCCTCGTAAAACGTGCTTCGGGCGGTACGCTGTTTCTGGACGAGATTGGCGACCTCTCCATAGATCTGCAGGTGAAACTGCTCCGAATTCTGCAGGAGAAAAAACTTCGGCCCTTGGGCAGTGATAAAGATGAGCCTGTCGATTTTCGGCTTGTGTGCGCAACTCACGTCAATCTGCGAGAGGCTATTGAGCAGGGCAAGTTCCGCGCCGACCTATTTTACCGCATCTCCCAGCTTGCCATTGAGGTGCCACCACTGCGTATGCGTGATGGCGACAGTGTACACCTTGCGCGCTACTTCCTTCAGGAAATCGCAGTGAGTGAGGGAGATACGCCAAAGACGTTGAGTTCCGAAGCTATGGCTGTGCTGGAAGCTGCTGAGCTAAAAGGCAACGTTCGCGAACTTCAGAATTGCATGATCAAAGCCGTCTTCCTTGCTTTTGGAGCCGAAGAGATCACAGGTACTATGCTACGGCAGGCCATGGATGAGCAGATAACGTGTGCTCCTACCATTCAGAGCAGTGATGCTGCACCGCAGAGCGAAACAGAAGAACTGATGTTGGCTGAAAAAGGACTTCGAACGGTTTTATCTGATTTTGAACACCACCTGTTGAGCAATGCCTATTCTCGCTTCGATGGCGACCGGCAAAAAATGGCTGACTTCCTGCAGATCCCAAAGCGAACTTTGGCCAATAAACTCAGTAGCTTCAAACTATCGAACGGTGGAGTTTGATCATGAAGACGAATAGATTTTATCGTTTCTTGGCGAGTGCTGCTCTCGTTGGATTGCTGGCTACAACGCATCCTCTTTCAGCTGAAACCATTCAGATTGACCAGCAGGCGCTTGAGCAATGTACGATGACACTGGGGCGCGTTGACCGTTTATCGTGCTTTGATCAGTTGCTTGGTACGCCTTTGGAAGTGCTTTCTGCAGCTGAGCCACAAGCAGAGTTTATCGAAAAAGCAAATGCACCTGCTGGTCCTTTAGAGCAGCAAGCAAAAGCAATGGAAAGAATGCGCCGGGCTGGTAACTCCAACTGGATGTTCCGCTTCGGGAAAATTGGTTACCCGGCCGTCTTTGAGTGGGAGGATATTCAGGAAGCAAAGCAACCTGAAAAGACACTCAAATCTCGTGATGGCGTCGTGCCAGAAAAAACACAGGCACTCAGCACGCAGGAGGGGCAGCAACCGGTGATCGAGCCCGGGGCAACCAACGTCTATCTCAGTATGAAAGCACTGAAGTCAGTTGATGAAAGACAGGGCCAGCCCTCTGCAATCCTTCTGCTGTCTTGCGTTGAAGACATCACAACGGTCGCCTTGGTGCTGGATGAACCGCACGCCAAACGACGGGTTCCGATCCGTGTGTTGTTGCGGGAGCAACGCATTGACAATGATGTGTGGCAGAGTGCGGAAAGCAAGCGCGTTTTGATCAGTCCCCGCGGCTTAACCAGTATCGCGCATATCAACCGATGGGCTCAGGTGGACCGGGTGCAGTTTGATGTCCTGTCGGATGAAGGGTCTCGCGCCTACCTCTTTGACCTGGCAAACCTTCGCGAAATGCTGCCGCCACTGCGCCAGGCATGTCATTGGTAACGTTTGCTTTTTAAGACAGGTTTCATTTCAATGAAGTATAGTTTCCGTATTGCCGTAACGCTGGTCACCCTCGGTTTTCTAACGATCCCGGCCTACCTGATTTGCGACTACCTCAATCTTGTTCCCGATGAATACTCTATGGTTCGAAACCTCGTGGTGCTGGCGGGGGGCAAGATTGAGATGTTCCGCGGTGAGTTACCGGTGCCGAAAGGGGTGCCATACACTCCGATTGAGCAGACATCGGTATTCTATAACGTTGCTGCGGGTTTAAGTGCGTTATTTACCGTTTTTGTCGCGATTCCTGCGTTCTTATTGCTCGCTTACATCGCCAGCTCCGCTTTTGCCGCTGTCAAAGCAACTCGGCGAAATTACGTTCTGGGGCAGTTCACCAAAGCGGCTGAGCTTCTCGAATCCGGCAATGGCGCACTGCGTGAAGCGGGTATTGTGATCCTCTCCGAGATCGCTAAATCCAACCCCAAAGAACATCATCAGGATGTCCTTCAGCTTCTGGCCGCGCATATTCGCAGCGCTAGTTCATCGCAACGAGCAAACCTGATGGCTGGCAAAGAACACGCCCGAGCACGTGGAGAGTTGATTGCTTCTGTTCAAAAGGTTTCCGAGCTAAAGAAACTGCTCAAGAAGAAAGACCGGAGCATCCAGCTGGATCTAAGCGGTGCCTACTTCCGCGGCATGAAAAACAGCGGTCCTCTGGCTGGTAAGCTTGCTGCCAACGGTCCTGACCTGAGCTACTGCTTGCTAGCCGACAGTGTCTTCGACGACGCCGACCTCACCAACGCCAACTTCTCAGATGCAAACGTAAGCCGCGCTCGTGTCGAAGAAAAATGGAAAACCCTGTTCTCAGTCGAACAATGGGCAAGCGTCCAGGTCATCAACGAAAAAGGCAAAGTCATCCGCCCCCCGATTAGTTGAGGGGGCATGGAGCGTGTAGGTAGTTGGGTGATGCCGAACGATTAGCTCGTTCTGGCAAAACCCAAAGCGCGCTTTTGGCTATCGGTGAGAGCATCTTCAGGAACTGCAAGGGACCACGCCGTTTGAAAGGCCTGTTGTGTGGACCCTTCACACCAGGAAAGAGCGACCGCGCCTAACGCTGTCCATCCAATCCCGTCACACATCTGCGCCCATCTCTTTGCCGGGAACTGTTCGAGCTGTTTGAGAAGGCTGAGATCGCTCGCATCAATACGGCTCTGGTTCTCAGCGCCCCCTTCCATACCAGCAGAGGCGATCCACATAGGCTCACTGGCATGAAGACCCTGCCATACATCAACCGGAGTAAGGCCTTCACCCAAATCGAAGGCTCCGATGTTGGAATTCTCTTGATTAGCCGCCAATTTCAACATCTCCGGATCCCGCCGAGGCCGAGCCTCCGCACCCAACAGCATCCCCAACCCGGCACACTGCCTTGCCATTTACAAAGACAGTTCCAGAGCCTGCACTCATGGAGCGTGGATGCGGCGGACAGTTCCCGCAGCCATGTGGGATGACCCCATCTCCGACACGAACAACGGCAATAGAGTTCACAAAAACATCAGGACTTCCGGCAGATGACGGCGTAGGCGGAAAACACCCATGCCCCGACGCAATATCACCTTTTCTATAAGCAGCTGGCATCAACAGTACTCTTTGTAGTGCACCAGTTCGTACGGATAATCAGGATGATCTCGGAGCGGGCTATCGTCAATATTCAGCACCTTTGCAACCGCAGCACCCATGAAACACCAATAGCCTGTAAAGTACTTGTTTTTCGGATTTTCGTGTTCGCTTTTGATGTAAAACTTCTCATCCTTCTGGCCTGTTTTCGCCCAGTTGGTTACGTAGTTCGTCAAGATTTCCTGATGACGGCCTTCATGACAGGTAAAACATTCGTAGATCGGTGCTTCAAATGACTCCAGATAGCAACGTGGAGCAACATTTTCGGGCGGAACGTCGTAGCCAAAATATTTGGCAAACTCATTAATCAAAGGAGAGATACGAATAGGCTCAGGCGCATAATCTGCTTCGTCAGTTTCATGATCATATTCAACAGACATATCCTTGCGTAGCGACATTTCAATGTAGCGATGGCAAAGCTCTTTGCGTGCATCACACAGGACTAAGAGTGGAAAAAGGTTGAAACGTCTCGTATTTGTCAAAATACGCTTTTGATGGAAGGGAAGATCTGTTGTTGAAGCATAGTCAAACATGTCCATCATCTTGTGAAGACCTGAGCGCATATGCTCAATGACGTGATCTAACGGCTTTCCTATATTGTAGAGAATAAGTGACCGATCCAGATCCACTTCAGCTAAAATACTCAGTCTATTTTGCTTCGCTTGTTCTGTGATATCAGGATTAGCCAGCTTTACGATGGAGCGATCATAACTACCTTGTACCTCATCAATCTGATGTTCGAAATACTCTTCAGTTTTATAAATATTTCTCATAGCTATTCTTTTTCCCTAAACGGGGTTTTATCTTTATTCTCTAAAGTTACTTCGCCGTATTTATCAACACGTTGAACCAAAGCTTCATTGCTGTCAATTATATCTTCCATCTGCTCATTAGTAATCTCCCCCTTCTTAACCATTGTTTTCAAATGATCTTTTATCCACTCATCTGTGAGCTGACCTTTTTTCAGCTCTGCACCTAACGCCTTGGCATCGGTCACAAAATAATCTGGCGGATGTCTGGGATTCTTATAAATACCATCAATCCCTTTGCCCTTAAAACCCTCACCCGTTATCTGAGCGTCATCTCCATTGATCTTTGTCCAGCCGCGATCTTTTGCGTCCCTGTCTGCAAGAGTTTCGCCCCATTGGCCCTTCCAGTTGTTGTGCCGGTTGGCTTGAGTACGTTTTTTCCCCTCAGCTGCTTGTTGTTCATCAAGCTCAATCTCTTTGTCACTGCGCAGATCAGAAACCGGCTTCCATTCGCCATGTTTATTCTTGATCATGGCTTCGCCATCAGCTGTGCGGCGCATACCATCGGGATCATCAGGATTACGATAAGACCCATCCTCCCATTCGTCTTCTTTATTCTTTTTGGCCTCTTCAGCATTTTTCTTGTCGCTGCTCTTTGCTTCTGCAAGCCCGGCATCGCGATCAGTAGTGGTGGTGCCTTGATTGTCTGAACCTAAGAGCTTTTTTTCTTCATCTCTAAGAACAGTAGACGTATCGAGCTCAATAACATCTTTCTCAACAAACGGAGGCTTAGAAGAATCAAAGCTGTCTTTTCTCAGAAAATTCCGTTGGCTGCGGACAATAATTGTAACAGCGCTTGATCCTGATTTTACAACCCGGCCAGAGATTTTGAGCGTCAAAGCCGCGGCTCCCAGCCCCAGCCCGGTCAAAGCCAGTGCAACGCCTTCTTCTGTGACTGCAAACCCAGCATCAACAGCAAGCTTACACAGTCCTAACTTCCAGGTGCCATTATCAATCGCTGCGATTGCGTCCTCGTACATTCCTTTGATGGAGCCCCAAAGGTTTTCAAAGAAAGCTTTAAAGCTTCCATGCATAACAGCGGTGCGATGTTCATAGGCTTGTTTGTGAGCAGCATAAGCCTGCTCTTTGGCCTGCTCTAAGGCTGGAATGCGCACCGCATCCCCCCTTATTCTGGCCATATCGTGTTCGTCTCTGGCCTTTTTATATGCTCTGCGAGTACTTTCTTCCGCATCACGCGCAGAACTCAAGTTGGTCGGCACCCCAAACTCTTCAATGACCTGTTTGACCAGTGCGCGTGCTTTATTCTGCTCATCAGGTGTTCCAGAAATACCAGCAAGACGGCCAAGGAAGTGAACCGTTGCAGCGTATTCCTTTGCACGGTCAGCCGCATGACCAACGCACGTTTCACCATCAAGATGCGTTCCACCCGGTTGAATGTCCGGAACACGGGGATCTGCATCAAGCATCGCTCTTACCTCCCCAAAGGTTCAGGAAGTGGCTTGTGCCGACAGTTGGAGTGATCGTCTCATTCAGAACCGGGCGTCCGACTTTGCCAGCACCAACAACTGGAACACCCAGCAATGAAGACGCAATGTGCGATTTTTGCGCGTTAAGTGCACTCTTCTCACCCTCATGGAGATCAAGAGCCTTGTCGAGAAGACTTAAAACGACACTCAGTTGGGCCGTTGGATCTGGGTCGAAGTCAAAAGGGTCTTTTAGTTTCTTTCCGCCGTTATCTGCAAAAAACGTCTTGCGAAACGCGTCTCTTTGTTTCCGGCGAGAACCTTCATTGGCTGTGAACTCACCATCATCATATCTGCGCATGTGACGTCCCCTAGTTCAGCTTGATTTTGCCGCCCTTCTGGACGATCTGGGAGGAGCCGTTGATGCTGATATTGACGCCTTCGAGTTTTATGTTCCCCGCTTCCTCCATGACGATTTTGGACTTGCCACAGACAATCTCAAAGGTCTTGCCAACAACAATTGTCTTGTTCTGGCCGACTTCTTCATAGGCTCCCATGAGTACGGATTTGTTTTCAATTCCGCCAACAGCCAGCTGATAGCCACCACCAACTGCAATGGTTTTGGCTCCGCCCACCACTTCGGAAGAAGACACCATCACCGTCTCAGACTTATTCTTGCCAACACTGATAAGAAGATTGCCTTCGCCCATGTTGAGGCCAAACTTGCCGAGGGCTCCCGCGATGCCGCCGATTTTTTTGCCGAGAGCTTTTTCAACGGCCTGGAACTTCTCAGTAACGAACTTCTGAAGTTTGTTAGGGCCAACCATGAGGGTCATGTTGCCGCCAATCACTTCATGGTGGTTGTTGCCCACCTCGATTGACTTGTTGTGCCCCACGCTCTCTGATTGGTTCACATCAATGCGCTTTGCGCGGTTGTTCTCGACGTGAATATCCTGATCTTTTTGAGCGTGGATGTAGATCTGCTCTTCGCCTGACTGATCTTCAAAACTGATCTCGTTGAACCCGTCGCCTTTATGACTGTCCGACCTGATCACCATTTTGGTTTTGTGATCCGGCAGTTGATAAGGGGACTTGTTGTTGGCGTGGTATGTCCTACCCGTAATGATCGGCTGGTCTGGATCTCCCTCCAGAAAATCGACGATGACTTCGTGGCCGATGCGGGGGATGGCGATGTGGCCCCAGCTGGTGCCGGCCCAGTTGGAGGCGACGCGGATCCAGCAGGAGGAGGTGTCGTTCTTCTTGCCGTGCCGATCCCACGGGAACCAGACCTTCACGCGGCCATGTTCATCGCAGTAAATCTCTTCACCTTCAGGACCCGTTACATGCGCAATTTGCGGCCCGTCGACGAGTGGTTTTGCGCTTAGCTTGGGTCGGTATGGCAGACGAGCTGGCATCACTTCAAACCCGGCGCTGTAAGTTGTCGCGCCCGCGCCTGCTTCTTCTCCCACAGCTTGTGGTTGGCTGCCTTGATGGGAGACTGCAAGCAGATGATACTTGATGTTGTACTGGCCGTTTGGATGGTCTGTGAGAGCGAACTGGTGGCCAGCCATCAGATGAATGGCATTGGTTGCACCTTGTCCGGTTGTCGCCTCTACACGGGCAGCTTCCAACCGGTGTTTTGTAAACGGCTTGCCCACTCCATCAGCTTTGTAGCGACCAGGATACTCATAGAGTGCGTAATCACCTGCCGAGCCGTTATCTTCCCCACGCTGATGAGCATGCTGCTGATTATAAGGCGGGTTTTTGAAGGTATAATCTCGCTGCATGAAGCTGGTGGCTCTGAGCTGCTCTCGCAGGACAAAGCTGTTGCAATAGACACCTTTGACCGCCCCTCCAACAGTGCTGTTGTACTCCAGCTGAGGTTGATCCGGCAACTCGGAGACGATCTGCGGATTATCTATGAAGTGCAGCGTGTGCTGGCCGTTGACGCCATAGGTAAAGAAGTACCAGATACCTTCTTCAGCAGTAATGCGATCCAGAAAGCCTAGATGACTTTCACGATACTGAACGCAATATTCCCGGGCTTCGTGCGGTTCAGTCAGATTCCATTTTACATCCTCGACCCCATGCTCTTTCAGCAAAATCTTAGCGATTTCTGGGATGCTCTTCTTCTGAAAAATCCGGCAATCGGAACCATGTGCCATACGATGCAGGCTGGGAAGCAGAGTGAGCGAGTAACTGGTGCGATGATGACCTTCATTGCCGCGGGCAATCTCAGAAACTACGCCGGACAGGTGTCGCAGGCCCTCGTATTTATGGTGGATCGTCAGCGTAGCTGGGGTGTCCAGCAGTGCATGCAAATCCAAAGCATTGTTGGGGCTGGCAAGCTCGATATGGATCTGCGTAAGACCATTCAGGCGCTCAGAGGCTGAGAAGCCTGTAACCAGCAGTTCAGCATCTGGGTCAGCAGGGGCTGAAAACGTAAAAGCCAGATCTTGATCCTGATAGAGCTGGGGAATTTGAACAATCGCATTCATAACAATCTCACTGGCAAAAAGAAAAACAAAGCATTTGCAAAAGAACAGAGGTGGCTGAAAAGAGTGTGTGGAGCTCTAGTCTGGAGGTGGATAGGGTTTCCCATTGGAAGATGTGGGGGGGCACAGCACGCCAGGGGCTACCAGTGTTTCGTTCTCTCGCTGAAAATCATTTAGGAAAGTTCGATCGCAGCTTCGATAGCCCGCGAGAACCGCTTGTGTGCGCGCATGATCAGTGAGTGCGATGCCTAGAAACGCCCCACCAATGAAAATCACCAGGATTGCAACTGAGAAGCTTTGGGTAGACCGTTTGATCCAGCGTTGGCCCCAGGGGGTGAGAGCATAGTGGATCATTGGAAAGCAGAGGCCTGCCAGAACCCATTGTTTTTTTCCTCTAGGAACAGACAGAAGCTCTTGAGACTGCCCGTACAAAACGTAAATGTCTGTGAGGATGATCCAGCATAGGATTACCACAAGGCAATCAATCAAAAACATTGCCGCATGTGTGCGTTTGATATCGGCAACAAGCCACCTTGCAGATCTGTCAATACGGTCGAAGCACCAATCAAACATCAGTACCTCCGGTAAATCTGATGGTACAGATCCGGGCCGCCCAGATGCCAGATCAACTCACGTTCCAGCCGGTACAGGAAACTGTTGCCACGGCGTTCAAACTCTTCAACCTTCTGGCGCATGGAAATATGAGCAGCTTGAATGACTTCTCCGGTCTTTTGGATTCCATGGGCCACGGCTTTACCTGTCCAGTACAGTGCGTCACCAAGTTTTTCGCGAAGGCCAAAAGCTTTATCAATCTCTGTCAAGGCTACGCCCACAAGCATGCCAACTGCAATCGCACCGGCGGTAACCCCTATCGCAGGAAGAGCAATCACGGTAATTCCGGCCAACATGCCGGCCGCGAGCGTTCCTGCAGCCATGGCGACCGTTCCAATCGCAACATCAGTGATAATATTGGCAAACAGCTCATGATAGAGCTGCTCATCGCTCATAATGAACGTCATCACATCCAGCACCACGTAACAAGTGATCATTATGATTGCATTGGACCTGCCGGCAGACTTAAGTGCCTCTGGCCCCACACCAAAAGCGACGACTTTTGGGGAGGTGGACAGGTATCGTGTACCTTTCAAAGTCTCTCGCAAAGCGGAGTAACCCTTGAAAACCACGTAGGTCTTGCCGTTGACAGCCTTGGTATAGTAGCGCCCTTTCAGGCCGATCTCTTTCAGAAGCGCCTGTCCGCCTTTCAGGTCTCTCAAGAGTACCGGCAGACTTGCCAAATCCAGCGCGCCACCTGTTGTCGCACCCAGACTCTTATGGGTATCGACAACGACCTGCGCAAAGAGCGTCATGTCCAGCACAACAGCTTCTTCCTGCCGCTGGTTTAATCGCTCTTCTGCCAGTCTTTGCTCTGCCAGCGGATAGACCATCAGAACATCTCCTTGTGAGGCTTATCTCCTGGCTTGACCATCAGGCGATGGCCGGGAAACTGATCCAGAAATCCCCGGATCTCCAGCTCATCAGACAGATCTTCATTCAGAACGTCCGCACTGCGTTTTGGTCGGTCCCGGCCAGCCAGAACCACATGGGCTGTTCCCGCCGGGTTGCTCTGTTTAGGAGCGTCCTCTGCGATTGCTTCAACTTTCCGATGTCGCCACAACAGGTTGCGAAAGAAACTGGAAAGGTAGCCACGTTTTCTGGAGGCTTTGCCTGAAACAAACCGCATACTGGAACTCCGCAGAGCCGATCATCAGACCGCCCTTGTAAACTTCACCCGAAGGCAGTGTCCGGGTCAAAGCTGACCCGGATCTGACCTCATACCATTTGGAAAACAGCGTTAAGCCGCTGGTGCACGCCAGTCGTCAGCACCGGAAGTGCCTGAGACGGTGTGTTCCCACATGATCTTGCGGTAGGAAAGCTCAATGGTCAGAAGCTGAGTGAAGTCAGCGTTTTTGGGATCCTGACAATGCGGCAGATCACACTCGATGTTGGTGACCAGTGCATCTTCCAAAGTGGTGGTGAAGAAGTGTTCCTGCTTGCCGGAAGAGTTAGTGCGATACCATTTCACTTCACACTTTGGCAGCATCTCACCAGTGCACAGGGCGTTGTACAGCAGAGGGATGGACTTGTTCATGGAGCAAGTGAATTTGAACGGTGTATGCACACGCTGACCTGCAGGCTGACCGGACTGTGGGTCACGCGGAATGATCACTGTATGATCAATCTGCTGCACCATGATTTCATCTTCATGGCCTTCCTGCCATACGTTACCGACAGAATCCTCGGTGAATGCACCTTGAGTAATTGGACCCTGGGTTGACCCTTCAATGCTGATATAAGCGGGAGTTGGCATTACATGCTCCTTAAAATCAATGAATAAACCCCATTCAATAAAAATGGGCAGCCCCGCCTTTCCTCACTCAGCGGACGCTTGCCAACACATTAGCAATTTGCGTGCCAGTTATATGATTGGTGCAAAAGGGTTTTGTTAAGTATTTGAAAATAATAAAAAATAAAGATTTGGTTGAAAATCACTACTCTTTTTAGTTCATAAAACTTAGCGCTGGGATGAACTTGTTGCCATTTTTGGCATACGAGAAGCCAAAAATGGTAAGCTTAATAGGAGTTGGTATTTAACTGCAATGATACTGCTTGGAGCTTCATTGCTAACTCAAGCCTGATGAAGTGGGGCATTTTGCTTTCATCTTGCGATGATACGCTTCCTTGTCGCACATAACCCGCTTAGCTAATTTGTTGCTTTTTGCGTATCAAAATATGCTCAACTTAATTGATGTATGCTAGTGTTTCTTGCCAAGTAACAATCAAAGTAGTGTAATTTGAAATGGGGCGCATTGCGCCCAAGTTTGTCAATACATAACCTTATAAAGCATCACGTCCGTGGGAGTTCTCTCCGCTCTTACCTTTTCACTCCCACGAGCAAGTAACCAGCCGTCAGCTCTCTCTAAGCGAACTTCAACCAGTTGCGCTTGAGAGGCTATAGCTTTTGTTGGCATTACGAATGAGTACGCCAGTGTTTTGGCTTTGCCCGTGCTGATAAGCTGGGTTTGGGATGCGGTAACTTGAGACTTGGACTGCGTTTGGCTGTCTTTCAGGAAAATCTTGATCTGGCCTTTTGGGATAGCCTCATTGCCTGCGTAGGTGATTGTGCCGCTAATTGTTTTGAGTTGGCTTTTCACTGCTTCTGCGTTGGTTGAGACCGCTGAGATCATAAGGCCTGCTGCAAGCAGAGCTGAATGGCGGGTGACTTTGGTTTTCATTGATTTACTCCCCAATCCTCAAAGCAAGGCCGAAAAGGCCTGACAACGCAGTGATATGCACAAAAACAGGAGGGAAACCTGAAAGCTCCCCTCCCGGATCTTATCAGACGATCACAAAGTCGTCTGCTGATAGAGACAGGCCAGCGTTCAACTGAGCGAACTGTACCGCTGCAATATCGCCAGAACCGTCAGCATCGTAGAACAATGCACCACTAT
Coding sequences:
- a CDS encoding sigma 54-interacting transcriptional regulator, with product MDTSSTTDALMAFMACRSENELRAKVLKTILTSTKAQAIAVYLPDVTGRKLIPFACDGGLPVSRLPELENEVGMERDGVLDALQTEPFHEAKTQGLSKALFCRHGSLIGHRLLLESAERNNTHQQVYVFLLMPSASITTLQKDHAAMHVLWHSYFHLSLLLNSLDTLQKDGETQAVQSKVRKGQVDAMLSESLVGRSPQIVQVREKIAQFAQTKYAILVQGETGSGKEIVARSLHRLSQFSDGPFIAENISALPANLIESELFGYKKGAFTGAMENRDGLVKRASGGTLFLDEIGDLSIDLQVKLLRILQEKKLRPLGSDKDEPVDFRLVCATHVNLREAIEQGKFRADLFYRISQLAIEVPPLRMRDGDSVHLARYFLQEIAVSEGDTPKTLSSEAMAVLEAAELKGNVRELQNCMIKAVFLAFGAEEITGTMLRQAMDEQITCAPTIQSSDAAPQSETEELMLAEKGLRTVLSDFEHHLLSNAYSRFDGDRQKMADFLQIPKRTLANKLSSFKLSNGGV
- a CDS encoding type VI secretion system-associated protein TagO, which codes for MKTNRFYRFLASAALVGLLATTHPLSAETIQIDQQALEQCTMTLGRVDRLSCFDQLLGTPLEVLSAAEPQAEFIEKANAPAGPLEQQAKAMERMRRAGNSNWMFRFGKIGYPAVFEWEDIQEAKQPEKTLKSRDGVVPEKTQALSTQEGQQPVIEPGATNVYLSMKALKSVDERQGQPSAILLLSCVEDITTVALVLDEPHAKRRVPIRVLLREQRIDNDVWQSAESKRVLISPRGLTSIAHINRWAQVDRVQFDVLSDEGSRAYLFDLANLREMLPPLRQACHW
- a CDS encoding pentapeptide repeat-containing protein, which codes for MKYSFRIAVTLVTLGFLTIPAYLICDYLNLVPDEYSMVRNLVVLAGGKIEMFRGELPVPKGVPYTPIEQTSVFYNVAAGLSALFTVFVAIPAFLLLAYIASSAFAAVKATRRNYVLGQFTKAAELLESGNGALREAGIVILSEIAKSNPKEHHQDVLQLLAAHIRSASSSQRANLMAGKEHARARGELIASVQKVSELKKLLKKKDRSIQLDLSGAYFRGMKNSGPLAGKLAANGPDLSYCLLADSVFDDADLTNANFSDANVSRARVEEKWKTLFSVEQWASVQVINEKGKVIRPPIS
- a CDS encoding PAAR domain-containing protein, whose product is MPAAYRKGDIASGHGCFPPTPSSAGSPDVFVNSIAVVRVGDGVIPHGCGNCPPHPRSMSAGSGTVFVNGKAVCRVGDAVGCGGSASAGSGDVEIGG
- a CDS encoding PoNe immunity protein domain-containing protein; this encodes MRNIYKTEEYFEHQIDEVQGSYDRSIVKLANPDITEQAKQNRLSILAEVDLDRSLILYNIGKPLDHVIEHMRSGLHKMMDMFDYASTTDLPFHQKRILTNTRRFNLFPLLVLCDARKELCHRYIEMSLRKDMSVEYDHETDEADYAPEPIRISPLINEFAKYFGYDVPPENVAPRCYLESFEAPIYECFTCHEGRHQEILTNYVTNWAKTGQKDEKFYIKSEHENPKNKYFTGYWCFMGAAVAKVLNIDDSPLRDHPDYPYELVHYKEYC
- a CDS encoding type VI secretion system Vgr family protein, translated to MNAIVQIPQLYQDQDLAFTFSAPADPDAELLVTGFSASERLNGLTQIHIELASPNNALDLHALLDTPATLTIHHKYEGLRHLSGVVSEIARGNEGHHRTSYSLTLLPSLHRMAHGSDCRIFQKKSIPEIAKILLKEHGVEDVKWNLTEPHEAREYCVQYRESHLGFLDRITAEEGIWYFFTYGVNGQHTLHFIDNPQIVSELPDQPQLEYNSTVGGAVKGVYCNSFVLREQLRATSFMQRDYTFKNPPYNQQHAHQRGEDNGSAGDYALYEYPGRYKADGVGKPFTKHRLEAARVEATTGQGATNAIHLMAGHQFALTDHPNGQYNIKYHLLAVSHQGSQPQAVGEEAGAGATTYSAGFEVMPARLPYRPKLSAKPLVDGPQIAHVTGPEGEEIYCDEHGRVKVWFPWDRHGKKNDTSSCWIRVASNWAGTSWGHIAIPRIGHEVIVDFLEGDPDQPIITGRTYHANNKSPYQLPDHKTKMVIRSDSHKGDGFNEISFEDQSGEEQIYIHAQKDQDIHVENNRAKRIDVNQSESVGHNKSIEVGNNHHEVIGGNMTLMVGPNKLQKFVTEKFQAVEKALGKKIGGIAGALGKFGLNMGEGNLLISVGKNKSETVMVSSSEVVGGAKTIAVGGGYQLAVGGIENKSVLMGAYEEVGQNKTIVVGKTFEIVCGKSKIVMEEAGNIKLEGVNISINGSSQIVQKGGKIKLN
- a CDS encoding Hcp family type VI secretion system effector, which produces MPTPAYISIEGSTQGPITQGAFTEDSVGNVWQEGHEDEIMVQQIDHTVIIPRDPQSGQPAGQRVHTPFKFTCSMNKSIPLLYNALCTGEMLPKCEVKWYRTNSSGKQEHFFTTTLEDALVTNIECDLPHCQDPKNADFTQLLTIELSYRKIMWEHTVSGTSGADDWRAPAA